From a single Spongiibacter taiwanensis genomic region:
- a CDS encoding NAD(+) kinase, protein MENFRNIGVMGREGNGVVETLRRLLVLLEGRNVTTVLDESLSPLLPDHGLRVCPRKMIGEICDLIIVVGGDGSLLGAARSLTRQSAPVLGVNRGRLGFLTDISPGEIESQIGAVLDGHYVTEKRFLLDVEVMRDGARIGRGDALNDVVLNSGTSGHMMEFELFVDGEFVYRQRSDGLIVSTPTGSTAYSLSAGGPIMHPRLDAIVIVPMFPHTLSSRPIVIGGNSEVKMVVCASNVVNPPVTCDGQVKITTQPGDAIYVRKKPHKLKLIHPLGHSFYASCRDKLGWGGHMPIEPSDD, encoded by the coding sequence GGGAAGGCAACGGTGTGGTGGAAACGCTGCGGCGGCTGCTGGTGTTGCTTGAGGGCCGCAATGTCACCACGGTCCTTGATGAGAGCCTGTCCCCTTTATTGCCCGACCATGGCCTGCGGGTTTGCCCCCGTAAAATGATCGGAGAAATCTGCGATCTGATCATTGTTGTGGGTGGTGATGGCAGCCTGCTCGGCGCAGCCCGAAGCCTGACCCGGCAAAGTGCGCCAGTGCTCGGCGTAAACCGCGGACGGCTGGGGTTTCTCACCGATATTTCCCCGGGGGAAATTGAAAGTCAGATCGGCGCCGTGCTGGACGGTCACTATGTGACGGAAAAGCGGTTTCTGTTGGACGTGGAGGTGATGCGGGACGGCGCCCGCATCGGCCGGGGTGATGCGCTGAACGATGTGGTGCTGAACTCAGGGACCTCTGGCCACATGATGGAATTTGAGCTGTTTGTCGATGGCGAGTTTGTCTACCGGCAACGCTCAGACGGCCTGATTGTGTCGACCCCCACAGGGTCAACGGCCTACTCGCTTTCTGCCGGGGGGCCGATTATGCACCCGCGTCTAGATGCCATCGTTATTGTGCCGATGTTCCCCCATACACTCAGCAGCCGCCCCATTGTGATTGGCGGTAACAGCGAAGTGAAAATGGTGGTGTGCGCCAGCAATGTGGTGAACCCACCGGTGACCTGCGATGGTCAGGTGAAAATCACAACCCAGCCTGGTGATGCCATTTACGTGCGCAAAAAGCCCCATAAACTGAAGCTTATTCACCCCCTCGGCCATAGTTTTTACGCGAGCTGCCGGGACAAGCTGGGCTGGGGCGGACACATGCCGATAGAGCCAAGCGATGACTGA